The following coding sequences are from one Desulfotomaculum sp. window:
- a CDS encoding DUF1049 domain-containing protein, whose translation MKKYQVYFLMAIVFAVIIFIFSVQNAEGVSINFLLWKVQNVSKIVIILISALLGSLITICSVFVWQIKKWSYILQLEAQIKDLKKKLEAGNPKPS comes from the coding sequence ATGAAAAAATACCAGGTTTATTTTTTAATGGCGATTGTGTTTGCTGTAATAATTTTTATCTTTTCTGTACAGAATGCCGAAGGTGTATCTATTAACTTTCTCCTCTGGAAGGTACAAAACGTTTCCAAAATAGTTATAATACTTATATCTGCTTTATTAGGATCTCTGATTACAATTTGTTCAGTGTTTGTCTGGCAAATTAAAAAATGGAGTTATATCCTTCAGCTTGAAGCGCAAATCAAAGACCTTAAAAAGAAGTTGGAAGCCGGCAATCCGAAACCATCTTAA
- a CDS encoding desulfoferrodoxin, protein MTEQKQVYKCSICGNIVEVLHSGKGELVCCNKPMLLLKENTVDASLEKHVPVIEVTDGRVIVRVGSQPHPMEEKHFIEWVELLSDGKVYRQFLKPGEKTEVEFAISSKNVTARAYCNIHGLWSSSA, encoded by the coding sequence ATGACGGAACAAAAACAGGTTTACAAGTGCAGTATTTGCGGGAACATTGTTGAGGTTCTTCATTCGGGGAAGGGGGAACTGGTTTGCTGTAACAAACCTATGCTGCTGTTAAAGGAGAATACGGTTGATGCTTCCTTGGAAAAGCATGTCCCGGTTATAGAAGTTACTGATGGTCGAGTTATTGTAAGAGTCGGCAGTCAGCCTCATCCAATGGAAGAGAAACATTTTATTGAATGGGTGGAACTGCTTTCTGACGGTAAAGTATACAGGCAGTTTTTGAAACCGGGAGAGAAAACAGAGGTCGAGTTTGCCATCAGTTCTAAAAATGTTACGGCAAGGGCTTACTGCAACATCCATGGCCTCTGGAGTTCTTCAGCATAA
- a CDS encoding transcriptional regulator translates to MELTRRQEAILEIVKRNSPITGEQIAERLSLTRATLRPDMAVLTMTGLLGARPRVGYYYSGKSPNRVIAEKLFQIKVGDVKSVPVVVPEHCSVYDAIVTIFTEDVGTLFVVKEGGFLEGVISRKDLLKSSMGNQDIHKLPVNVIMTRWPNIITVEPEESVWAAAKKLIAHEIDAIPLVRPVDDGKGAQGMEAIGRFSKTNIIRLFVGLGE, encoded by the coding sequence GTGGAATTAACGCGGCGGCAGGAGGCCATCCTGGAGATAGTCAAAAGGAACAGCCCCATTACAGGTGAGCAGATAGCGGAGCGCCTTTCTCTGACCAGGGCAACTTTGCGTCCTGATATGGCCGTGTTGACAATGACAGGCCTTTTAGGCGCCAGACCAAGAGTCGGATATTACTATAGCGGGAAATCTCCAAACAGGGTTATTGCCGAGAAATTATTCCAAATTAAAGTAGGGGATGTGAAATCAGTCCCCGTTGTCGTCCCTGAACACTGTTCGGTCTATGATGCAATAGTGACGATTTTTACCGAGGATGTCGGAACATTATTTGTCGTCAAAGAGGGGGGATTCCTGGAGGGGGTCATTTCCCGCAAAGACTTACTGAAGAGCTCAATGGGGAACCAGGATATTCACAAGCTTCCGGTGAATGTAATAATGACACGCTGGCCGAATATAATTACTGTCGAACCTGAGGAATCCGTCTGGGCTGCAGCAAAAAAATTGATTGCGCACGAGATTGACGCTATTCCGCTGGTTCGGCCGGTGGATGACGGGAAAGGCGCCCAGGGGATGGAGGCAATTGGCCGCTTTTCAAAGACGAACATTATTCGTTTATTTGTAGGTCTGGGTGAATAA
- a CDS encoding phosphoenolpyruvate synthase regulatory protein — MSTKPKTQPVIYIISDSIGETAELVALAAASQFNSGKVNIRKVPYVNNPEEIPEIVAEASAFSCMIVYTLILPGLREILEAEALKYGIPTVDIMTPMLDALGKIEGKPPKLEPGLVRKVDEDYFRKVEAIDFAVQNDDGKDSRGLLKADLVIIGVSRTSKTPLCTYLAHKRIKAANVPLTPEVIPPEEIFKLPPHRVIGLTILPQQLHEIRQERLKALELTGNADYARMERILKELEYAKGIMQKLNCKVIDVTNKAVEETASKVLEIYYRGERNGKEIRLPI, encoded by the coding sequence ATCAGTACGAAGCCAAAAACCCAGCCGGTTATCTATATTATTTCTGATTCAATTGGTGAAACGGCGGAACTGGTAGCATTAGCCGCGGCCAGCCAATTTAATTCCGGAAAAGTCAATATTCGAAAAGTGCCTTATGTAAACAATCCGGAAGAGATTCCCGAAATTGTTGCGGAGGCCAGCGCATTTTCCTGTATGATTGTATATACCCTCATTCTGCCTGGTTTAAGAGAAATCCTGGAGGCAGAGGCCCTCAAATACGGCATTCCAACTGTAGATATCATGACTCCAATGCTGGATGCTTTGGGTAAAATAGAGGGCAAGCCTCCAAAATTGGAACCGGGCCTTGTCCGAAAGGTTGACGAAGATTATTTCCGTAAAGTTGAAGCTATTGATTTTGCTGTGCAAAACGATGATGGGAAAGATTCCCGGGGTTTGCTCAAGGCCGATCTAGTGATTATAGGGGTCAGCCGGACATCAAAAACGCCGTTATGTACGTATCTTGCCCATAAGAGGATTAAGGCCGCTAATGTACCGCTGACACCTGAAGTTATTCCTCCCGAGGAAATATTTAAACTGCCGCCGCATAGAGTTATTGGATTGACGATTCTTCCTCAGCAGCTGCACGAAATCCGCCAGGAACGATTAAAAGCGTTAGAATTAACCGGCAACGCCGATTATGCAAGAATGGAGCGAATTTTAAAGGAACTGGAATATGCCAAGGGTATTATGCAAAAATTAAACTGCAAGGTAATAGATGTAACAAATAAGGCAGTAGAGGAAACAGCCAGCAAAGTGCTGGAGATATACTACAGAGGTGAAAGAAATGGCAAAGAGATACGTCTACCTATTTAG
- a CDS encoding glycine--tRNA ligase subunit beta has translation MEIGMEEMPARFINPALEQLKDLAEEKFKVHRLPFLSVRTYSTPRRLLLHVIGLEPVQEPLVQEIKGPAAKVAFDENRKYTRAAQGFAKSQRVDLQDLIIKPVGTVDYVFAVNKQAGRPAAEVLLEICPDVISSLHFPKSMRWGKGEMRFIRPIRWLLALYGEQVIPFVTAELIAGNITYGHRFYSNYPIMVQHPDDYFEKIDQAKIMIDQSQRQSIIWEKITELAAQEGGEAKPDPELLEQVANLVEYPTVIVGSFNNEYLQIPQEVLITSMRDHLRCFPVFGPDSSLLARFIAVSNNGGNDLIRSGFERVLRARLADAAFFWNEDLKTPLVERADSLKRIVWQENLGTLYEKMERVTSICFFLCMSLGVEQEIAADTLRASRLAKADLSSNVVYEFPELQGIMGCEYAKRQGEKETVSLAIADHYLPRFSGDKLPSETTGIILAVADKLDTLVGCFAAGIQPTGSQDPYGLRRQALGVCHIVLENALVFCLHDILAAAYQSYLLSSKLELAQDEVLKELEVFFTQRLRNIFSDRGISYDICEAVLSVGVDDLYGSWQKASALKDLSAETDFQDLLVAFHRAYNISRKHNLTEVDETLFQHPVETDLNNAFINTREKVEQSVKERDFRSAVMTMTQLRKPVDSFFEGVMVMAEDEKIRNNRLSLLKNIVNLVFLVADLSKLG, from the coding sequence ATGGAAATTGGCATGGAAGAAATGCCGGCGCGCTTTATAAACCCGGCTCTGGAACAACTAAAAGATCTGGCGGAAGAAAAATTTAAGGTACACCGGCTGCCCTTTTTGTCAGTCCGTACTTACAGCACGCCCAGGCGTTTATTGCTGCATGTTATCGGTCTCGAACCTGTTCAGGAGCCGTTAGTCCAAGAAATAAAAGGTCCTGCGGCGAAAGTGGCCTTTGATGAGAACCGGAAATATACACGCGCGGCTCAAGGCTTTGCAAAAAGCCAGCGTGTAGATCTTCAGGATTTAATTATAAAACCCGTAGGGACGGTAGATTATGTCTTTGCTGTTAACAAGCAGGCAGGCCGCCCTGCGGCTGAAGTTTTGTTGGAAATTTGCCCGGACGTAATTAGTTCGCTGCATTTTCCAAAGTCAATGCGTTGGGGAAAGGGAGAGATGCGGTTTATCAGGCCAATCCGCTGGCTGCTGGCGCTATATGGAGAACAGGTAATCCCATTTGTTACCGCGGAACTAATAGCCGGCAATATCACATACGGACACCGATTTTACAGCAACTACCCGATAATGGTTCAACATCCGGATGATTATTTTGAAAAAATCGACCAGGCTAAAATAATGATTGATCAGTCGCAAAGACAAAGTATAATCTGGGAGAAAATCACTGAACTGGCTGCTCAGGAGGGCGGAGAAGCAAAACCGGACCCGGAACTGCTCGAACAAGTTGCTAATTTGGTAGAATACCCCACTGTAATAGTAGGAAGTTTTAACAATGAATACTTACAGATACCTCAGGAAGTACTGATTACCTCAATGCGTGATCACTTGCGTTGTTTTCCTGTCTTCGGCCCGGATTCATCGCTTTTGGCGCGTTTTATAGCTGTTTCCAATAATGGCGGGAATGATCTCATTCGATCAGGCTTTGAAAGGGTTTTGAGAGCACGGCTGGCTGATGCGGCTTTTTTCTGGAATGAGGATTTAAAGACTCCTCTTGTTGAGCGAGCTGATTCTTTGAAGAGAATTGTCTGGCAGGAAAACCTGGGCACTCTCTACGAAAAAATGGAACGGGTAACCTCAATATGCTTTTTTCTGTGCATGTCATTGGGTGTTGAGCAAGAAATTGCCGCAGATACTTTAAGAGCCTCGCGCCTTGCCAAAGCCGACTTGTCCTCCAACGTAGTTTACGAGTTTCCGGAACTCCAGGGGATAATGGGCTGTGAATATGCCAAACGGCAGGGAGAAAAAGAAACCGTTTCCCTGGCCATTGCCGATCATTACCTGCCGCGTTTTTCGGGCGACAAACTCCCTTCAGAAACGACCGGAATAATCTTGGCCGTCGCAGATAAACTGGACACCCTGGTGGGTTGTTTTGCGGCCGGTATTCAGCCTACGGGCTCCCAGGATCCCTATGGGCTCAGGCGCCAGGCGCTGGGAGTTTGCCACATAGTTCTTGAAAACGCCCTTGTATTTTGCCTGCATGATATTCTAGCAGCTGCTTATCAAAGCTATCTGTTAAGTTCCAAGCTTGAATTAGCGCAGGATGAAGTTCTTAAAGAACTTGAAGTATTTTTTACCCAGCGTTTGAGAAATATTTTTAGTGATCGAGGAATTTCTTATGATATATGTGAAGCCGTTCTTTCGGTGGGTGTTGATGATCTGTACGGAAGCTGGCAAAAAGCATCCGCATTAAAGGACTTAAGCGCAGAGACGGATTTTCAGGACCTTTTGGTAGCCTTTCACAGGGCATATAACATATCCCGGAAACATAATCTAACCGAAGTAGACGAAACTTTGTTTCAGCATCCTGTAGAAACCGACCTGAACAATGCTTTTATAAATACCAGGGAGAAGGTAGAGCAGAGTGTAAAAGAACGTGACTTCCGCAGCGCGGTTATGACTATGACACAATTAAGAAAGCCTGTGGACAGTTTCTTTGAAGGCGTTATGGTAATGGCCGAAGACGAAAAAATACGGAATAACCGTCTTAGCCTTCTGAAGAATATAGTAAACCTGGTTTTTTTAGTTGCTGATCTAAGTAAACTTGGTTAG
- a CDS encoding pyruvate, phosphate dikinase — MAKRYVYLFREGRADMKSLLGGKGANLCEMTNIGLPVPPGITITTEACNEFYDYDRKFPPGMEDQVKEQLAVLEKDTGKKFGDPKNPLLLSVRSGAVISMPGMMDTVLNLGLNDKTVAELAKSTNDERFALDCYRRFVNMFGGVVMGIEHHKFEHILEEQKKKKDVAFDHLLTAEDWREVIAGYKKIYEEETGALFPQNPMEQLFKAVYAVFNSWNGARAVVYRKINKIPDTLGTAVNIQMMAFGNLGNDCATGVAFTRNPSTGENLLYGEYLINAQGEDVVAGIRTPMPISKLKDEMPAVYQQFADTCLLLEKHYQDMQDVEFTIERGKLFMLQTRNGKRTAQAAMKIAVDMVKEGLISKEEGILRVEPAHLDNLLHRRIDPGAKLDVIAKGLPASPGAASGKVVFDADEAERLGKEGEKVILVRTETTPDDIHGIVAAQGILTSRGGMTSHAAVVARGMGKPCVCGCESLAIDYTAQEFKVKNADIIIKKGDLISIDGAAGQVMKGEVPMIDPEITGEFQEILDWADQIRTIGVRANADNPTDSTRAREFGAEGIGLCRTEHMFMAPDRIPIVQEMIMSDTLEDREKALAKLLPVQQGDFYEILKIMHDLPVTIRLLDPPLHEFLPNGEELAIEIAVLRATNGDPKEIEAKEVILKKVRALHEFNPMLGHRGCRLGITFPEIYKMQARAIFQATAQLTKEGVHVIPEVEIPLVGDINELKITKLDVNDVAAQVKKETGIDFEYSVGTMIEVPRAALTAAEIAEEADFFSFGTNDLTQTTFGFSRDDAEGKFLHEYVDKKILPDDPFVVLDRKGVGKLMIICVEDGRAVKPGLVIGICGEHGGEANSVEFCHLVGLDYVSCSPFRVPIARLAAAQAKVKESGYVSKSATV; from the coding sequence ATGGCAAAGAGATACGTCTACCTATTTAGAGAAGGCCGTGCAGACATGAAGAGTCTTCTTGGCGGCAAAGGAGCGAACCTGTGTGAAATGACCAACATAGGGCTGCCCGTACCGCCCGGAATAACCATTACCACCGAAGCCTGCAACGAATTTTACGACTACGACAGAAAATTCCCGCCCGGAATGGAAGACCAGGTAAAAGAACAGCTTGCGGTATTAGAAAAAGACACCGGCAAGAAATTCGGCGACCCCAAGAATCCGCTGCTGTTAAGCGTACGTTCTGGCGCCGTAATCTCAATGCCAGGCATGATGGACACAGTCTTAAACCTGGGATTGAACGATAAAACCGTAGCCGAACTTGCCAAAAGCACCAACGACGAACGTTTCGCCCTGGACTGCTACCGCAGATTCGTCAACATGTTCGGCGGCGTCGTCATGGGCATCGAACACCACAAATTCGAACACATCCTAGAAGAACAGAAAAAGAAAAAAGACGTCGCCTTTGACCACCTGCTCACCGCCGAAGACTGGCGTGAAGTAATCGCAGGCTATAAAAAAATCTATGAAGAAGAGACCGGCGCCCTCTTCCCCCAGAACCCCATGGAGCAGCTCTTCAAGGCAGTATACGCAGTCTTCAACTCCTGGAACGGCGCCCGGGCAGTCGTCTACAGAAAGATCAACAAAATCCCTGACACGCTGGGCACAGCCGTCAACATCCAAATGATGGCCTTCGGAAACCTGGGCAACGACTGCGCCACCGGCGTAGCCTTCACCAGAAATCCCTCCACCGGAGAGAACCTGCTCTATGGTGAATACCTGATCAATGCCCAGGGTGAAGATGTCGTTGCCGGAATCCGCACACCCATGCCGATTTCCAAACTTAAAGACGAAATGCCGGCAGTCTACCAACAATTCGCAGACACCTGCTTACTCTTAGAGAAACACTACCAGGACATGCAGGACGTCGAATTCACCATTGAGCGCGGCAAACTATTCATGCTGCAGACCAGAAACGGCAAGCGTACCGCCCAGGCGGCCATGAAAATAGCCGTCGACATGGTCAAAGAAGGCCTTATTTCCAAAGAGGAAGGCATCTTAAGAGTCGAACCCGCCCACCTGGACAACCTTTTGCACCGGCGGATCGACCCGGGCGCCAAACTCGATGTTATCGCAAAAGGACTGCCCGCCTCACCGGGCGCGGCCAGCGGCAAAGTAGTCTTCGACGCCGACGAAGCCGAGAGACTCGGCAAAGAAGGAGAAAAAGTAATCCTTGTCAGAACAGAGACCACCCCTGACGACATCCACGGCATCGTCGCCGCCCAGGGTATCCTCACCTCCCGCGGCGGAATGACCAGCCATGCCGCAGTAGTCGCCAGAGGCATGGGCAAACCCTGCGTCTGCGGCTGCGAATCATTAGCAATCGACTACACCGCCCAGGAATTCAAAGTTAAAAACGCCGACATCATCATCAAAAAAGGCGACCTGATCTCCATTGACGGCGCCGCCGGCCAGGTAATGAAAGGCGAAGTTCCCATGATCGACCCCGAGATCACCGGAGAATTCCAGGAAATCCTCGACTGGGCCGACCAGATCCGGACAATTGGTGTCAGAGCCAACGCCGACAACCCGACAGACTCCACCAGAGCCAGAGAATTTGGCGCCGAAGGCATCGGCCTGTGCCGCACCGAGCACATGTTCATGGCGCCTGATCGCATACCCATAGTCCAGGAAATGATCATGTCCGATACGCTGGAAGACAGAGAAAAAGCCCTGGCGAAACTTCTGCCCGTACAGCAGGGAGACTTCTACGAAATCCTCAAGATCATGCACGACCTGCCCGTAACCATCCGGCTTTTAGACCCGCCGCTGCATGAATTCCTGCCCAACGGCGAAGAACTGGCCATCGAGATTGCCGTACTTCGTGCAACAAACGGCGACCCCAAAGAGATCGAAGCAAAAGAAGTAATCCTTAAAAAAGTACGCGCCCTGCATGAATTCAACCCCATGCTCGGGCACCGCGGCTGCCGCTTAGGGATAACCTTCCCCGAGATATACAAGATGCAGGCCAGGGCAATCTTCCAGGCGACTGCACAGCTTACCAAAGAAGGCGTGCATGTAATTCCGGAAGTTGAAATACCCCTGGTCGGGGACATCAACGAACTTAAAATCACCAAACTAGATGTAAACGACGTAGCCGCACAGGTAAAGAAAGAAACCGGAATTGACTTTGAATACAGTGTCGGCACAATGATCGAAGTGCCCAGGGCAGCCCTTACCGCGGCTGAAATAGCTGAAGAAGCTGACTTCTTCTCCTTCGGCACAAACGACCTGACTCAGACAACTTTTGGATTCTCCAGAGACGACGCCGAGGGTAAATTCCTGCACGAATATGTAGATAAAAAGATCCTGCCCGACGACCCGTTCGTGGTATTGGACAGAAAAGGCGTCGGCAAACTCATGATAATTTGTGTGGAAGACGGCCGTGCAGTCAAGCCCGGACTCGTCATCGGCATCTGCGGCGAGCACGGCGGCGAAGCTAACTCGGTGGAGTTCTGCCACCTTGTAGGCCTGGATTACGTCAGCTGCTCTCCTTTCAGAGTGCCCATCGCCCGCCTGGCTGCCGCTCAGGCCAAGGTGAAGGAAAGCGGGTATGTCAGCAAAAGCGCTACGGTGTAA
- a CDS encoding rubrerythrin family protein, giving the protein MKSLKGTKTERNLLTAFAGESQARNRYTYFASAAKKNGYEQIAAIFLETADNEKEHAKRFFKFLEGGNVEITASFPAGEIKTVGENLQAAAGGEKEEHSQIYPEFARIADEEGFPEIAQVFRAVAVSEKQHEKRYLKLLENIEKGMTFKREEVVRWKCRNCGYIHEGTASPEICPACEHPQAYFEILGESY; this is encoded by the coding sequence ATGAAAAGTTTAAAAGGCACAAAAACAGAAAGAAATCTTTTAACGGCTTTTGCCGGTGAATCACAGGCCAGAAACCGCTATACCTACTTTGCATCTGCTGCTAAAAAGAATGGTTATGAGCAGATAGCCGCAATCTTTCTTGAAACCGCAGACAATGAAAAAGAGCATGCCAAGAGGTTCTTTAAATTCTTAGAAGGCGGTAACGTTGAAATTACGGCTTCCTTCCCGGCTGGTGAAATCAAGACTGTCGGAGAAAATCTTCAAGCTGCCGCAGGCGGAGAGAAAGAAGAACACAGCCAGATTTATCCTGAATTTGCACGTATAGCGGACGAAGAGGGATTTCCTGAGATAGCGCAGGTTTTCAGGGCAGTTGCTGTTTCGGAGAAACAGCATGAAAAACGTTACCTGAAGCTTCTGGAGAACATAGAAAAGGGAATGACCTTTAAAAGGGAAGAAGTTGTCAGGTGGAAATGCAGAAACTGCGGGTATATTCACGAAGGAACCGCATCGCCGGAGATATGTCCTGCCTGCGAACATCCCCAGGCATACTTTGAGATTCTTGGAGAGAGCTATTAA